In Paenarthrobacter sp. GOM3, a single window of DNA contains:
- a CDS encoding ArsR/SmtB family transcription factor: MKKDNAPPSDPRGSDADYTDEVIANNQPSQASGDVPRRKRAEKTIEITDPKAIRALAHAARIEVISELYATQVSHTATELAARTGLTPSAMSYHLRALQKWGIVAPAENAGDARERRWKAAGTDFTISGGSVASPEIAVVDLELDAFRRRASAFARARGERRQRGGAAEEPAAVVLASNLLYLTNPQRKELSDRIREILREYELDDPTQIPEGAERMATLWSMIPDDRVAPGQ; the protein is encoded by the coding sequence ATGAAAAAGGACAATGCGCCGCCCAGCGATCCGCGCGGAAGTGACGCTGACTACACTGATGAAGTGATTGCGAACAACCAGCCATCCCAAGCGTCAGGCGACGTTCCGCGGCGCAAGCGTGCCGAAAAGACGATTGAGATCACCGATCCCAAGGCCATCCGCGCACTGGCACACGCTGCCCGTATCGAGGTCATATCCGAGCTCTACGCCACCCAGGTCAGCCACACGGCCACCGAACTCGCGGCAAGGACCGGTCTCACCCCCAGCGCAATGAGCTACCACCTCCGGGCCCTCCAAAAATGGGGGATCGTGGCCCCGGCGGAGAACGCAGGAGATGCCCGCGAGCGGCGATGGAAGGCCGCGGGGACGGACTTCACTATTTCCGGCGGCAGCGTCGCCAGCCCTGAAATTGCAGTGGTTGACCTGGAGCTCGATGCTTTCCGGCGGAGGGCTTCGGCGTTCGCCAGGGCGCGTGGCGAACGCCGCCAGCGGGGCGGCGCCGCCGAGGAGCCTGCGGCCGTGGTCTTGGCCAGCAACCTGCTGTACCTCACCAACCCGCAACGCAAGGAGCTTTCGGACCGGATCCGTGAAATTCTGCGCGAGTACGAACTTGACGACCCCACCCAAATACCCGAAGGTGCCGAACGTATGGCAACCTTGTGGTCAATGATCCCGGATGACCGCGTAGCACCCGGACAGTAG
- a CDS encoding DUF7059 domain-containing protein, with translation MTETATFFTAGNTDDAPRSDRPELLTALAADLRAISYTVDGVAELLGESASDALGRDQLIPALLASERLAVSEDPVVRALTTVVRLWLLAVPQSTTAMEAAVPRTGVQGLVELGLVTAESGIVQAKVDLRPYGWDANPDGSGGADLWVASDLAAHQQPGVLRHDHVLGIGRASTTLVQTTVRHHTERALDLGTGCGIQTFHLLHHCDHVTATDISERALAFTRFNLLLNAQELELDPADLGSRVSLRLGSLLDPVEGEQFGLVVSNPPFVITPRTGGELASEQFTYRDGGLPGDEIVASLVQSLEGVLQPGGTAQMLGNWEVTSGTDWRDRPTAWLKDSGLDVWFIQREQVGPEQYAETWLQDASQNREGGHYSEAYAAYLRDFASRNVEGIGFGMIWLRRPVSANGASISRFEEITYAIEQPIGPHLGAAVERSDWVAANSLLEAHLVVAEDVTEERHQRPGAEHPGVILLRQGAGLRRTNLLSTELAGFVSACDGQLSVGQIASALVALLGGSEDFDEDTFREGLTREVTNLVLDGFLFPDTFLLPDAGQATA, from the coding sequence GTGACTGAGACAGCTACCTTCTTTACCGCCGGCAACACTGACGATGCTCCACGCAGCGACCGTCCCGAACTGCTCACGGCGCTCGCCGCGGACCTCCGCGCAATTTCGTACACCGTGGACGGGGTGGCTGAGCTGTTGGGCGAATCCGCGTCAGATGCGCTGGGAAGGGACCAACTCATCCCCGCATTGTTGGCCAGCGAACGGCTCGCTGTCTCTGAAGACCCGGTGGTGCGGGCGCTGACCACCGTGGTCCGGCTATGGCTGCTCGCCGTCCCGCAATCCACCACCGCAATGGAGGCCGCCGTCCCCCGGACCGGCGTGCAGGGACTGGTGGAGCTGGGGCTGGTCACGGCGGAGTCCGGAATCGTCCAAGCCAAGGTGGACCTGCGACCCTACGGCTGGGATGCCAACCCAGACGGCAGCGGGGGAGCGGACCTCTGGGTGGCAAGCGACCTCGCCGCCCACCAGCAGCCCGGTGTGCTGAGGCACGACCATGTGCTGGGAATCGGCCGCGCATCAACAACACTTGTCCAAACAACTGTCAGGCACCACACGGAGCGGGCGCTCGACTTGGGGACCGGATGCGGCATCCAAACCTTCCACCTGTTGCACCACTGCGACCATGTGACCGCCACAGACATTTCCGAGCGGGCCTTGGCGTTCACCCGATTCAACCTGCTCCTGAATGCACAGGAGTTGGAACTGGACCCCGCCGATTTGGGGAGCAGGGTAAGCCTCCGGTTGGGATCGCTGCTTGACCCCGTGGAGGGGGAGCAGTTCGGTTTGGTGGTGTCCAACCCTCCGTTCGTGATCACGCCCCGGACAGGCGGTGAATTGGCGTCGGAGCAGTTCACCTACCGCGACGGTGGCCTGCCCGGCGACGAGATCGTGGCTTCGCTGGTCCAGTCACTTGAGGGTGTCCTCCAACCCGGAGGAACCGCCCAAATGCTCGGGAACTGGGAAGTTACCTCGGGGACAGACTGGAGGGACCGTCCCACGGCCTGGCTGAAGGACTCAGGCCTGGATGTTTGGTTCATTCAACGCGAGCAGGTTGGTCCGGAGCAGTACGCGGAAACGTGGTTGCAGGACGCCTCGCAAAACCGTGAGGGCGGCCACTATAGCGAGGCATACGCTGCCTATCTGCGGGACTTCGCGTCGAGGAATGTCGAGGGCATCGGGTTTGGCATGATTTGGCTCCGCCGTCCGGTCTCCGCAAATGGGGCCAGCATCAGCCGCTTCGAAGAAATCACCTACGCCATCGAGCAGCCGATTGGACCCCACCTCGGCGCCGCCGTGGAACGCTCAGACTGGGTGGCAGCCAATTCGCTGTTGGAAGCTCATCTGGTGGTCGCGGAAGACGTCACCGAGGAACGCCACCAGCGTCCGGGTGCAGAGCACCCCGGGGTCATTCTCCTGCGCCAGGGTGCAGGCCTCCGCCGAACCAATTTGCTCAGCACCGAACTCGCCGGCTTCGTCTCGGCATGCGATGGACAGTTGTCCGTGGGGCAGATCGCATCGGCGTTGGTGGCCCTGCTGGGCGGCAGCGAAGACTTTGACGAGGATACCTTTCGGGAAGGCCTGACCCGGGAGGTCACCAACCTCGTCCTGGATGGCTTCCTGTTCCCTGACACGTTCCTTCTTCCCGACGCCGGGCAGGCCACGGCATGA
- a CDS encoding DUF6023 family protein, with translation MLNFSSTRRRTGLVAITAAVLLGACACQAPVNIADADVPAWKATALPEANGVVLEDSGKILNRDPLLKKAASVQAGTYTLTMACDGSGKAYFAVSSGGNKITDAAAACNGNRDIVKIKVPVTGPLSISTSSVDAPLIFAYHLAPAAS, from the coding sequence ATGCTCAACTTTTCCTCCACAAGGCGCCGCACGGGCCTTGTTGCCATCACGGCTGCAGTCCTCTTGGGAGCCTGTGCCTGCCAGGCACCGGTCAACATCGCGGACGCGGACGTCCCAGCGTGGAAGGCGACAGCTCTCCCGGAAGCCAACGGTGTGGTGTTGGAGGACTCGGGAAAGATACTGAACAGGGACCCGCTGCTAAAGAAAGCGGCAAGTGTCCAGGCAGGAACCTACACCCTGACCATGGCATGCGATGGGAGCGGCAAGGCCTACTTCGCGGTCTCCTCGGGCGGGAACAAGATCACCGACGCGGCTGCGGCATGTAACGGCAACCGCGACATCGTCAAGATCAAGGTACCGGTCACCGGCCCCCTCAGCATCTCCACCAGCAGTGTCGACGCCCCGCTGATCTTCGCCTATCACCTGGCCCCGGCAGCCAGTTAG